In a single window of the Eshraghiella crossota genome:
- a CDS encoding 6-phosphofructokinase — translation MAKLNCFVAQSGGPTVAINSSLAGVIKGVADSEMYDTIYGSVNGILGILDNRILNLSEKVPDDKELLCLKHTPAMYLGSCRYKLPDYHRDDSDYKRIFEQFKRYNIGAFFYIGGNDSMDTVLKLSEYGSLIGSDVKIIGIPKTVDNDLMVTDHTPGFGSAAKYVATSLLEIAHDTFIYAVKSVTIVEIMGRDAGWLTAASALARNGYNTAPHFIYLPEVPFDKDKFIEDAKEFLKTNNNLIVAISEGIRDKAGNYISAGDCVADHFGHKMLSGAGQALAEIVKEEIGVKVRSVEVNVLQRCAAHEASKTDLDEAFNSGHKAVELAEAGVTASMVTMTRSSNAPYTIEYGYARIAGIANEAKSVPVEWINERGNDVTAEMIDYLKPLIEGEVTLTYRDGIPVYMDVSHLKPGVLPVEKR, via the coding sequence ATGGCTAAATTAAATTGTTTTGTTGCACAGTCAGGCGGTCCTACTGTTGCAATCAACTCCAGTCTTGCGGGAGTAATTAAGGGTGTCGCGGACTCGGAAATGTATGATACAATCTACGGTTCGGTTAACGGTATTCTGGGTATTCTTGATAACAGGATCCTTAATCTTTCAGAAAAAGTTCCTGATGATAAAGAACTTTTGTGTCTTAAGCACACACCTGCCATGTATCTTGGTTCATGCCGTTACAAATTACCGGATTACCACAGGGATGACAGCGATTATAAGAGAATTTTTGAACAATTCAAGCGTTATAATATAGGAGCATTTTTCTACATCGGTGGCAATGATTCCATGGACACTGTGCTTAAGCTTTCGGAATATGGTTCTTTAATAGGCAGTGATGTAAAAATAATCGGTATACCAAAGACTGTTGACAATGATCTTATGGTAACAGACCACACACCGGGATTTGGTTCCGCTGCAAAATATGTTGCAACCTCCCTTCTTGAAATTGCACATGACACATTTATTTATGCGGTAAAAAGTGTAACCATAGTTGAAATAATGGGAAGGGATGCCGGATGGCTTACCGCCGCATCCGCACTTGCAAGAAATGGTTATAATACCGCACCTCACTTTATTTATCTGCCTGAGGTTCCTTTTGACAAAGACAAATTTATCGAAGATGCCAAAGAATTTCTTAAAACCAATAATAACCTTATTGTTGCAATTTCCGAAGGTATACGAGATAAAGCCGGCAACTATATAAGTGCCGGAGACTGTGTAGCCGACCATTTCGGTCACAAGATGTTAAGCGGTGCCGGACAGGCTCTTGCTGAAATCGTAAAAGAAGAAATCGGTGTTAAAGTCCGTTCTGTAGAAGTCAATGTATTACAGCGTTGTGCAGCCCACGAAGCTTCAAAGACAGACCTTGACGAAGCTTTTAATTCCGGTCATAAGGCTGTAGAGCTTGCCGAAGCAGGTGTGACCGCTTCAATGGTTACAATGACCCGTTCAAGCAACGCCCCTTATACCATTGAATACGGCTATGCCAGAATCGCAGGAATTGCCAATGAAGCCAAGTCCGTTCCTGTTGAATGGATTAATGAACGCGGTAATGACGTAACCGCTGAGATGATTGACTACTTAAAACCACTTATTGAAGGAGAAGTTACACTCACATATAGAGACGGAATTCCTGTATATATGGATGTAAGTCATCTTAAACCGGGAGTTCTACCTGTAGAAAAGAGATAA
- a CDS encoding O-antigen ligase family protein yields MMIILILVAKLYGIIYLITGNNRLVDSLTSFIMFNHFVYIVCGILGLALIFLMLYHGSHYKIIICTASIFAAVTGIFFLHKFVNADIFHFNDHWGNNRGFIWKTCLSLFNRHYSTKDLLFGCGPDCIKPLIEKYYLSDIVFGRFETFNNAHNELIQYLLVNGILGVLSYIGILSSTICKFNHNDKTPVTISLFAAMICYFAQSLFNINQIMTTPLFFIIVALNNTDG; encoded by the coding sequence ATGATGATTATCTTAATACTCGTTGCGAAATTATACGGTATTATCTATTTAATAACCGGCAATAACAGACTTGTTGATTCATTAACGTCTTTTATAATGTTCAATCATTTTGTTTACATTGTATGTGGTATTCTGGGCTTAGCTCTGATTTTTCTTATGTTATATCATGGAAGTCATTACAAAATTATAATTTGCACAGCCAGCATTTTTGCTGCAGTAACCGGAATTTTTTTCCTGCATAAATTTGTAAATGCCGACATATTTCATTTTAATGACCATTGGGGCAATAACCGCGGATTTATCTGGAAAACCTGTCTTTCTTTATTTAACAGGCACTATTCCACTAAAGACCTGCTTTTTGGCTGCGGTCCGGACTGTATCAAACCTCTTATTGAGAAATATTATCTTTCCGATATAGTATTTGGAAGGTTTGAAACTTTTAATAATGCACATAACGAGCTGATACAATATTTGCTTGTAAATGGGATTTTGGGAGTACTGTCTTACATAGGTATTCTTTCATCAACTATATGCAAATTTAATCACAATGACAAAACGCCTGTTACCATTTCACTTTTTGCAGCCATGATTTGTTATTTTGCCCAATCGCTATTTAATATAAATCAGATAATGACCACGCCATTGTTTTTTATAATTGTAGCATTAAATAATACCGACGGGTGA
- a CDS encoding delta-lactam-biosynthetic de-N-acetylase has protein sequence MNKVINLVIIFALSICLFTGCSKEKYNDDIISDTMEENVTELPIELPTEPPTEPPTEPPTEPPTEPPTEPPTEPPTEPPTEPPTEPPTEPPTEPPLVHPETGELVSDYIFSLSNATRSAGYSAEGPRDETNRPYAVLNLQNEYGAGYNTVFIGENEKVIYLTFVEGTEYVDADGVRKTEKLLNILKDNDVKATFFCTGSYVRNSADLCRRMIEEGHSLGGHGYAHVSGGMASQSVSAQYNDAYQMKNLVREVLGIELKLYKPDYEKFSHQSLAILNDMGLKTIMQSFAYRDYLLEEHPDNNETLDMFKNTLHNGEIMCLHPLCDTNIEIMQDFITYAKEQGYIFKSMN, from the coding sequence TTGAATAAAGTAATAAATCTAGTCATTATATTTGCTTTATCAATTTGTTTGTTTACAGGATGCAGTAAAGAAAAATATAATGATGATATTATAAGTGATACAATGGAAGAAAATGTGACAGAACTGCCAATAGAGCTACCGACAGAACCACCAACGGAACCGCCAACGGAGCCGCCGACAGAACCACCAACGGAGCCACCGACAGAACCACCAACGGAGCCACCGACAGAACCACCAACGGAGCCGCCGACAGAACCACCAACGGAACCACCGACAGAACCGCCGCTGGTACATCCTGAAACCGGAGAATTGGTTTCAGATTATATTTTTTCACTAAGCAATGCAACACGGAGTGCAGGATATAGTGCAGAAGGACCAAGAGATGAGACGAATAGACCATACGCGGTTTTAAACTTACAAAATGAGTATGGAGCCGGGTATAATACTGTTTTTATTGGAGAAAACGAAAAAGTAATATATTTAACATTTGTAGAAGGAACTGAATATGTTGATGCAGATGGTGTAAGAAAAACTGAAAAACTTCTCAATATATTAAAAGATAATGATGTCAAAGCAACTTTTTTCTGCACAGGGTCGTATGTAAGGAACAGTGCGGATTTATGTAGGAGAATGATTGAAGAAGGACATTCACTTGGCGGACATGGTTATGCTCATGTGAGTGGTGGGATGGCATCGCAATCGGTTTCTGCACAATATAATGATGCGTACCAGATGAAAAATCTTGTCAGGGAAGTTTTAGGGATAGAATTGAAATTGTATAAGCCGGATTATGAGAAATTCAGTCACCAGTCTTTGGCTATTCTTAATGATATGGGACTTAAAACAATAATGCAGTCATTCGCATATAGAGATTATTTGTTGGAAGAACATCCTGACAATAATGAAACATTAGATATGTTTAAGAATACACTACATAACGGAGAAATAATGTGTCTGCATCCGTTATGTGATACAAATATAGAAATCATGCAGGATTTTATTACTTATGCAAAAGAACAGGGATATATATTTAAAAGTATGAATTAA
- a CDS encoding MATE family efflux transporter has protein sequence MNKDLTVGNPENVLWKFCIPLFGSIIFQQLYNIADSWVAGKFIGENALAAVGNSYEITLIFIAFAFGCNIGCSVITARFFGSKEYGNVKTSVYTSMVTSAAICLILMFIGIFAGGALLHAIGTPTKIYDDSKLYLDIYVYGLPFVFFYNIATGIFSALGDSKTPFYFLAASSLSNIGVDILFVKVFNMGVAGVAWATFLCQSISCILSLIVVLRRLHKIETDEKHYIFNKSIFVQFIIIAIPSILQQSFISIGNIVIQKVINGFGTGVIAGYSAGVKLNNLVITSFTTLANGVSNFASQNIGAAKFDRVKAGFKAGVKLVWCLSLPLCLLYVIFPKALLTFFIDNPSAEAISSGSIYLRILAPFYFVVSAKLVADGILRGAGLMKQFMIATFTDLILRVVLAIVLSKTALLSTGIWCAWPIGWTVATVISIFFYRQGKWKEC, from the coding sequence ATGAACAAAGATTTAACAGTGGGAAATCCCGAAAATGTGCTATGGAAATTCTGTATTCCGTTGTTCGGAAGCATTATTTTCCAACAGTTATACAACATAGCCGATTCATGGGTAGCCGGAAAATTCATCGGTGAAAATGCTCTTGCGGCTGTTGGTAACAGTTATGAAATCACTCTTATTTTTATTGCATTTGCATTCGGCTGTAACATAGGCTGTTCCGTAATTACGGCAAGGTTTTTCGGAAGCAAGGAATACGGCAATGTCAAAACATCTGTTTACACATCAATGGTAACAAGTGCAGCTATATGTCTTATACTTATGTTTATCGGAATATTTGCAGGTGGTGCTTTGCTTCATGCCATAGGTACACCTACCAAAATTTATGATGATTCCAAATTATATCTTGATATATATGTATATGGTCTTCCTTTTGTATTTTTCTATAACATAGCCACAGGTATTTTCTCTGCTCTCGGTGACAGCAAAACGCCTTTCTATTTTCTTGCTGCATCCTCGCTTTCAAACATCGGCGTAGATATCCTTTTTGTAAAGGTATTCAATATGGGTGTTGCAGGTGTTGCATGGGCAACTTTCCTTTGCCAGAGTATAAGCTGTATACTTTCGCTTATTGTAGTTCTTCGTCGTCTTCACAAAATCGAAACCGATGAGAAACATTACATATTCAATAAAAGCATTTTCGTACAGTTCATTATTATTGCAATTCCAAGTATTTTACAGCAGAGCTTCATATCAATCGGTAATATCGTTATCCAGAAAGTCATCAATGGATTTGGAACAGGCGTAATTGCCGGATATTCCGCAGGCGTCAAACTTAACAACCTTGTAATTACATCATTTACAACACTTGCAAACGGCGTCTCCAATTTTGCTTCCCAGAATATCGGTGCAGCAAAATTCGACCGTGTCAAAGCCGGTTTTAAGGCAGGTGTAAAATTAGTATGGTGCCTTTCACTTCCGCTTTGTCTATTATATGTCATATTTCCGAAGGCTTTACTTACCTTCTTTATCGATAATCCATCCGCTGAGGCTATAAGTTCAGGTTCAATATATCTGAGAATCCTTGCCCCATTTTATTTTGTAGTATCGGCTAAACTTGTAGCCGATGGTATCCTCCGAGGTGCAGGTCTTATGAAGCAATTCATGATTGCAACATTTACAGACCTTATATTAAGAGTTGTTCTTGCTATAGTCTTATCAAAGACAGCTCTTTTAAGTACCGGAATCTGGTGTGCTTGGCCAATCGGATGGACGGTTGCCACTGTCATATCTATCTTCTTCTACAGGCAGGGCAAATGGAAAGAATGTTAA
- a CDS encoding LysR family transcriptional regulator — protein sequence MNITYDYYRIFYYVVKFGSFTKAAEALDNSQPNITRAMNNLESQLGVQVFYRSRKGIKLTREGEMLFKRVNIAFEQISLAEHELEQTKRMDSGSVKIGVSEIALHEVLLPVLATYRRDFPNVMVQITNESTPSAIKSLKNDEVELALVTTPININKNDSLSCENLCEFTEYPVAHKMFGIPDNKEISLKELEKYPVIFLSKGTATREYYEELFRKKGMDIKPNVIAATTDQVMPMVKSGLGIGFVPESMMGGNVTVIKLKDKLPKRLICLLYDERKPQSLAAKELIKRLRSM from the coding sequence ATGAATATTACTTATGACTATTATAGGATATTTTATTATGTTGTGAAGTTCGGAAGTTTTACAAAGGCGGCAGAGGCTCTGGATAACAGCCAGCCCAATATAACAAGAGCTATGAATAATCTGGAATCACAGCTTGGAGTACAGGTGTTTTACCGTTCGAGAAAGGGAATTAAGCTTACAAGGGAGGGTGAAATGCTTTTTAAAAGGGTGAATATTGCTTTTGAACAGATATCCTTGGCGGAACATGAACTGGAACAGACTAAGAGAATGGATAGCGGCAGTGTCAAAATCGGAGTCAGTGAGATAGCATTACACGAAGTCCTTCTGCCGGTGCTTGCTACCTACAGGAGAGATTTTCCTAATGTCATGGTCCAGATAACCAATGAGTCAACACCGTCTGCGATAAAAAGCCTTAAAAATGATGAGGTGGAGCTGGCACTTGTAACCACACCCATAAATATTAACAAAAATGATTCTTTATCCTGTGAAAATCTATGTGAATTCACGGAATATCCCGTAGCACATAAGATGTTTGGAATACCTGATAATAAAGAAATAAGCCTTAAGGAACTGGAAAAATATCCTGTTATTTTTCTTTCAAAAGGGACGGCAACAAGGGAGTATTATGAGGAACTTTTCAGAAAAAAAGGAATGGATATTAAACCTAATGTAATTGCAGCAACTACGGACCAGGTTATGCCAATGGTAAAATCAGGACTTGGAATAGGTTTTGTACCGGAAAGTATGATGGGTGGGAATGTAACCGTTATAAAATTAAAAGATAAGCTGCCAAAACGTCTGATATGTCTTTTATATGATGAGAGAAAACCACAATCGCTTGCAGCAAAAGAGCTTATAAAAAGGTTAAGAAGTATGTGA
- a CDS encoding C1 family peptidase, whose amino-acid sequence MAGRMNRLLAVLISAVTVTSSVNFTAMGTKAAEGVNNVKDTVEADTRSGNSGAVLHSFEAPLVGNSGNISRYVANSAIFYGLARSTAIPSSYSSVDRGYVTSVKDQGGLGICWAYGACAAMESYALSHGYVSSPDDIDLSEFGLAYMTFNDSTFTDPLGGTTGDKSTNYNMTYSFANGGNDQYAFKTLSKWAGVMNQKSVPEASYPYQLDQEKTTYTFKAEDVSYILTGQKYINMKERDLVKQAIIENGAVSTIYTTNQKYSDKYVYYSEPTGSGHEVTIVGWDDNIDKSLFAANGHETPPGNGAWLIKNSWGSNTGNNGYFWMSYYESSIQNMNAVIYEIVPADTYDYNYQYDGSTIFNHFIQNNASLYKNEKKFANIFKVNGTTDEILRSVAFAVGNSNLSYTIDIYKVDTKAGTITPESGTLLTSYTGKTTYAGYYTTELPESITLHSGDTFSVVVTFDNASGINYSISEYQTADNDHIYWDVVNSTAPGHSYLYYYNRWVDINENSYDRYPDADFCIKAFTTAKKDIEASEITGIEQSGLDKAVITWKKTSDAAGYALYRKAEGDADYSLVYNGTDVTFTDTGLAFGKTYYYYVKAYNNSHGMDTISPSQVKKISIDIPRTRITNVESTGTGISVKWEKISGAKGYKVLRSEDGENYSEIASAVTNEYTDNNVPKYNKAYYYSIITVFNDGSKDIESLKSSRYVGIKKLNNPTNGHINNDEYKKFKLTWDKVENASGYYVKRIITNQDTVTIDAKDVDSYIDDVESIAENTQVTYQIIPYVIEDNVYKQGKGIAFNPMYVRYEPIANLTYDKVANTIKWDAYTFPDKYIDTMYHVYISESKDVNDGYYKSYTNTFNMPDYDENKTYYVRVTAYARNPLQGTGRELTAFQSPALIIGKEPEVIVKPDKPILSSIGDKNIEIGSRVVLAATVTNIDSAATYTYQWCEASSKTASGTPIANATSAKYVPATGKNGEKYYYCNVTVSKNGFTETTTTNHVKVRVTTPLSRATIGSIAAQTYTGKGITPSVTVKYNGITLTNGTDYTVSYSNHINPGTATVTITGKGYYTGSRVINFTIKEIKNGWVYDNGKWYYYSQNIKQTGWKYIGSKWYYMDNNGVMQKGWKYIGSNWYFFNESGDMRTGWFTRYGKTYYCKPDGSMARQFVKVGSSTYYFDSEGALQTGWKQVGNKWYYMNSNGVVQTGWKQLGKNWYYLNSDGSMQTGWKQVGRYWYYMDSNGVMQTGWKYIGKNWYYMDGNGVMQTGWKTINGKRYYFDSNGAMR is encoded by the coding sequence ATGGCAGGAAGAATGAACAGATTATTAGCTGTCCTTATTTCCGCAGTTACTGTAACATCATCGGTTAATTTCACCGCGATGGGAACGAAAGCGGCAGAGGGTGTTAATAATGTAAAAGATACTGTTGAAGCAGATACGAGGAGTGGTAATTCGGGGGCAGTACTGCATAGCTTTGAAGCACCTTTAGTAGGTAATTCAGGCAATATAAGCAGATATGTAGCAAATTCGGCAATATTTTATGGGTTAGCAAGGAGCACGGCTATTCCGTCATCATATTCATCTGTGGACAGAGGCTATGTGACAAGTGTCAAGGATCAGGGAGGCCTTGGAATCTGTTGGGCATACGGTGCGTGTGCTGCGATGGAATCCTACGCATTATCCCACGGATATGTGTCATCCCCGGATGATATAGATTTGTCAGAATTCGGACTTGCATATATGACATTCAATGACAGCACATTTACAGACCCACTTGGAGGTACAACGGGCGATAAGTCAACCAATTATAACATGACATATTCTTTTGCTAATGGTGGCAATGACCAGTATGCTTTTAAGACCCTTAGCAAGTGGGCGGGTGTTATGAATCAGAAAAGTGTTCCTGAAGCATCATATCCGTATCAGCTTGATCAGGAGAAAACAACATATACCTTTAAGGCAGAAGATGTGTCATATATTTTAACCGGCCAGAAGTATATCAATATGAAGGAACGTGACCTTGTCAAGCAGGCAATTATTGAAAACGGTGCCGTAAGTACAATATATACCACCAATCAGAAATATTCAGATAAGTATGTATACTACTCCGAACCAACAGGTTCGGGACATGAAGTAACCATTGTAGGCTGGGATGATAATATTGATAAATCCCTGTTTGCTGCGAATGGTCATGAGACCCCTCCGGGAAACGGAGCATGGTTAATTAAGAACAGCTGGGGCAGCAACACCGGCAATAACGGATATTTCTGGATGTCATACTACGAATCAAGTATCCAGAATATGAATGCGGTTATATATGAAATCGTTCCGGCAGATACTTATGATTATAATTACCAGTATGACGGAAGCACGATTTTTAATCATTTTATCCAGAATAATGCTTCGCTTTATAAGAACGAGAAGAAATTTGCCAATATATTCAAGGTAAACGGAACCACCGACGAGATTCTTAGAAGTGTGGCTTTTGCTGTTGGCAATTCTAACCTTTCATACACGATTGACATTTACAAAGTAGATACTAAAGCAGGCACCATAACTCCGGAGAGCGGAACCTTGCTTACATCCTATACAGGAAAAACAACTTATGCCGGATATTATACAACGGAGCTTCCTGAAAGCATTACATTACATAGCGGAGATACTTTCTCCGTTGTAGTTACTTTTGATAATGCCTCAGGAATTAATTATTCAATAAGTGAATATCAGACCGCAGATAATGATCATATATATTGGGATGTGGTTAATTCCACAGCACCGGGACACAGTTATCTGTATTATTACAACAGATGGGTGGATATTAATGAAAACAGTTATGACAGATATCCGGATGCGGACTTTTGTATTAAAGCATTTACTACTGCTAAAAAAGATATAGAGGCTTCGGAAATAACGGGTATTGAACAGTCGGGACTTGATAAAGCAGTTATTACATGGAAAAAGACAAGCGATGCAGCAGGGTATGCACTTTACAGAAAAGCTGAGGGAGACGCGGACTATTCACTTGTATATAATGGAACGGATGTGACCTTCACCGATACCGGTCTTGCTTTTGGAAAGACATATTACTATTATGTGAAAGCCTATAACAACAGCCATGGTATGGATACTATTTCTCCGTCGCAGGTAAAGAAAATATCAATAGACATTCCAAGAACGAGAATAACTAATGTTGAATCCACAGGAACAGGAATTTCTGTTAAATGGGAAAAAATCAGTGGTGCAAAGGGCTATAAAGTATTACGCTCGGAAGATGGAGAAAATTACTCTGAAATAGCATCCGCGGTTACAAATGAATATACAGATAATAATGTGCCAAAGTATAACAAGGCATACTATTATTCCATCATTACGGTATTTAATGATGGAAGCAAGGACATAGAATCTTTAAAAAGCTCACGTTATGTTGGCATTAAAAAACTTAATAATCCAACAAACGGACACATTAATAATGATGAATACAAGAAATTTAAACTTACGTGGGACAAAGTTGAAAATGCATCAGGATATTATGTAAAACGTATAATAACAAATCAGGATACAGTTACAATAGATGCCAAAGATGTAGATTCATACATTGATGATGTGGAATCAATTGCAGAAAACACTCAGGTGACATATCAGATAATTCCGTATGTAATAGAAGATAATGTCTATAAACAGGGAAAGGGAATAGCGTTTAACCCAATGTATGTAAGGTATGAGCCAATTGCTAATCTTACATATGATAAAGTTGCCAATACAATTAAGTGGGATGCTTATACATTTCCTGATAAATATATAGATACAATGTATCATGTGTACATATCAGAATCAAAAGATGTAAATGATGGCTATTATAAATCATATACCAATACTTTTAATATGCCGGATTATGATGAGAACAAGACATATTATGTCAGGGTAACAGCTTATGCCAGAAATCCGTTGCAGGGTACGGGAAGGGAATTGACAGCGTTCCAGTCACCGGCATTGATAATAGGCAAGGAACCTGAAGTCATCGTAAAACCTGATAAGCCAATATTATCGTCTATCGGTGACAAAAATATAGAAATCGGCAGCAGAGTTGTACTCGCTGCAACAGTAACCAATATAGATTCGGCAGCAACATACACATACCAGTGGTGCGAAGCATCTTCAAAGACCGCTTCAGGAACCCCAATAGCCAATGCCACATCCGCAAAATATGTACCTGCAACAGGCAAAAACGGAGAAAAATACTACTACTGCAATGTCACAGTCTCTAAGAATGGCTTTACCGAAACTACAACAACGAATCATGTTAAAGTAAGAGTAACAACCCCTCTCAGCCGTGCAACAATAGGCAGTATTGCAGCACAGACATATACCGGAAAAGGAATAACACCTTCTGTTACCGTGAAGTATAACGGAATAACACTTACTAACGGAACGGATTATACAGTTTCATACAGTAATCATATTAATCCGGGAACAGCAACAGTAACCATAACCGGAAAAGGCTATTACACCGGAAGCAGGGTAATTAATTTTACGATAAAAGAAATAAAAAACGGCTGGGTATATGATAATGGTAAATGGTATTACTATAGCCAGAATATTAAGCAGACCGGCTGGAAGTATATAGGCAGCAAATGGTACTATATGGATAACAATGGAGTGATGCAGAAGGGATGGAAATACATAGGCAGCAACTGGTATTTCTTCAATGAATCAGGTGATATGAGAACAGGCTGGTTTACAAGATATGGTAAAACTTATTACTGCAAGCCGGATGGTTCAATGGCAAGACAGTTTGTAAAGGTCGGTAGTTCAACATACTACTTTGACAGCGAAGGTGCATTACAGACGGGCTGGAAACAGGTAGGCAATAAATGGTACTATATGAATAGTAATGGTGTTGTCCAGACAGGCTGGAAACAGCTTGGCAAAAATTGGTACTATCTTAATAGTGATGGCTCAATGCAGACGGGCTGGAAACAGGTAGGCAGATACTGGTACTATATGGACAGCAATGGAGTAATGCAGACCGGCTGGAAGTATATAGGAAAGAACTGGTACTACATGGATGGCAATGGAGTGATGCAGACGGGCTGGAAGACAATTAATGGAAAAAGATATTATTTCGATTCTAATGGAGCTATGAGGTAG
- a CDS encoding cell wall binding repeat-containing domain protein, translating into MKKKFLLTAILAVTVAVAVPTAMTKSADAATTDVSSAVVTSMTATAAQSGKWIHGGGWWYQYADGTYPKDCFAEINGKTYYFDHSGYMVTGWKEIDYGTYYFDSNGAMVTGWQSIGGKWYYFKEYGRMAIHVTEVNNKQQVFAPSGQWVSGWTYDRKIYYNDDGTVNRDYYNWYYANSDGTPYDYNKNDDIQGGWLQYGGKWYYIDFDGEMLRNRKVTVYGKDYRLKPDGTMITGWYQSGPGASDWYYANADGTLYDGWLYYGKDWYYINDGRMQTGWITSKGKKYYLGIDGRLVSGWYHYSFKREGYLNEYWMYMNADGSRYTGWVSSGGKWYYIYNSRMIYDEWNDCVNIEHYRKSDGEIDEDKYDEACSKSRGYVFDKTGAMVTGWYHRVVMQEGKVYSDQWYYTDSDGQGHQGWLYYNGSWYYFEKGRMRINCIAPDGSYLGADGISRKIR; encoded by the coding sequence ATGAAAAAGAAGTTTTTATTAACGGCAATTCTGGCTGTAACAGTAGCAGTAGCTGTTCCGACAGCTATGACAAAATCAGCTGATGCAGCTACAACTGATGTATCTTCTGCAGTTGTTACATCAATGACAGCAACAGCCGCCCAGTCAGGCAAATGGATTCATGGAGGCGGATGGTGGTATCAGTATGCAGACGGTACATATCCAAAAGATTGTTTTGCAGAAATCAATGGCAAGACATACTATTTTGACCATAGTGGTTATATGGTAACAGGCTGGAAAGAAATAGATTACGGTACATATTATTTTGACAGTAACGGTGCTATGGTAACGGGCTGGCAGAGTATTGGTGGAAAATGGTATTATTTTAAAGAATATGGTCGTATGGCAATTCATGTTACAGAAGTAAATAACAAACAGCAGGTGTTTGCACCTTCAGGACAGTGGGTAAGCGGATGGACATATGACAGAAAAATTTACTATAATGATGACGGAACAGTAAATAGGGATTACTACAATTGGTATTATGCTAATTCTGACGGAACACCATATGATTACAACAAGAATGACGATATACAGGGTGGCTGGCTCCAGTATGGCGGCAAATGGTATTATATTGATTTTGATGGAGAAATGTTAAGAAATCGGAAAGTTACAGTCTATGGAAAAGATTACCGTCTTAAACCTGATGGTACAATGATAACAGGCTGGTATCAGTCTGGCCCCGGAGCGTCTGACTGGTATTATGCAAATGCAGATGGCACATTATATGATGGATGGCTTTATTATGGAAAAGACTGGTATTACATTAATGATGGTAGAATGCAGACGGGATGGATAACCAGCAAAGGAAAAAAATACTATCTTGGAATTGACGGAAGACTTGTATCCGGCTGGTATCATTATAGCTTTAAACGCGAAGGATATTTAAATGAATACTGGATGTATATGAATGCCGATGGAAGCAGATATACAGGCTGGGTGTCAAGTGGCGGTAAATGGTATTATATATACAATTCAAGAATGATTTATGATGAATGGAATGACTGTGTTAATATTGAGCATTACAGAAAGTCCGATGGAGAGATTGATGAGGATAAGTACGATGAAGCCTGTAGCAAATCAAGAGGATATGTGTTTGATAAAACAGGTGCAATGGTAACAGGCTGGTATCATAGAGTTGTTATGCAAGAAGGTAAGGTATATAGTGACCAGTGGTACTATACAGATTCAGATGGTCAGGGTCATCAGGGATGGTTATATTATAACGGTTCGTGGTATTATTTTGAAAAAGGCAGAATGCGGATAAACTGCATTGCTCCTGACGGAAGTTATTTAGGAGCTGATGGCATAAGCCGTAAAATCAGATAA